In one window of Balaenoptera musculus isolate JJ_BM4_2016_0621 chromosome 10, mBalMus1.pri.v3, whole genome shotgun sequence DNA:
- the WNT5B gene encoding protein Wnt-5b isoform X1, whose protein sequence is MEPVSEAVGPRGLPRALGGRRRTMPSPPALLAAAAALFACWAPLRAAASSWWSLALNPVQRPEMFIIGAQPVCSQLPGLSAGQRKLCQLYQEHMAYIGEGARTGIRECQHQFRQRRWNCSTVDDASVFGRVMQIGSRETAFTYAVSAAGVVNAISRACREGELSTCGCSRAARPKDLPRDWLWGGCGDNVDYGYRFAKEFVDAREREKNFAKGSEEQGRVLMNLQNNEAGRRAVYKTADVACKCHGVSGSCSLKTCWLQLAEFRKVGDQLKEKYDSAAAMRITRRGKLELVNSRFKQPTPEDLVYVDPSPDYCLRDQSTGSLGTQGRLCNKTSEGLDGCALMCCGRGYDQFKSVQTERCHCKFHWCCFVRCKKCTQVVDQFVCK, encoded by the exons GGAGCCCGTCTCGGAAGCCGTCGGTCCCCGGGGTCTTCCCCGGGCCCTGGGGGGGCGCAGGCGGACCATGCCCAGCCCGCCTGCCCTGCTCGCTGCTGCTGCTGCGCTGTTCGCCTGCTGGGCCCCGCTAAGGGCCGCGGCCAGCTCCTGGTG GTCTTTGGCTCTGAACCCGGTGCAGAGGCCTGAGATGTTCATCATCGGGGCGCAGCCCGTGTGCAGCCAGCTCCCCGGGCTCTCCGCCGGCCAGCGGAAGCTGTGCCAGCTGTACCAGGAGCACATGGCCTACATAGGCGAGGGGGCCAGGACGGGCATCAGGGAGTGCCAGCACCAGTTCCGGCAGCGGCGCTGGAACTGCAGCACCGTGGACGATGCCTCCGTCTTCGGGAGAGTCATGCAGATAG GCAGCCGGGAGACGGCCTTCACCTACGCCGTGAGCGCGGCCGGGGTGGTCAACGCCATCAGCCGCGCCTGCCGCGAGGGGGAGCTTTCCACGTGCGGCTGCAGCCGGGCCGCGCGGCCCAAGGACCTGCCCCGGGACTGGCTGTGGGGCGGCTGCGGCGACAACGTCGACTACGGCTACCGCTTCGCCAAGGAGTTCGTGGACGCCCGCGAGCGCGAGAAGAACTTCGCCAAGGGCTCGGAGGAGCAGGGCCGCGTGCTCATGAACCTGCAGAACAACGAGGCCGGCCGGAGG GCTGTGTATAAGACGGCAGACGTGGCCTGCAAATGCCACGGCGTCTCGGGGTCCTGCAGCCTCAAGACCTGCTGGCTGCAGCTGGCGGAGTTCCGCAAGGTGGGGGACCAGCTGAAGGAGAAGTACGATAGCGCGGCTGCCATGCGCATCACCCGCCGGGGCAAGCTGGAGCTGGTCAACAGCCGCTTCAAGCAGCCCACCCCCGAGGACCTGGTCTATGTGGACCCCAGCCCGGACTACTGCCTGCGCGACCAGAGCACGGGCTCGCTGGGCACGCAGGGCCGCCTGTGCAACAAGACGTCCGAGGGCCTGGACGGCTGCGCGCTCATGTGCTGCGGCCGCGGCTACGACCAGTTCAAGAGCGTGCAGACCGAGCGCTGCCACTGCAAGTTCCACTGGTGCTGCTTCGTCCGCTGCAAGAAGTGCACGCAGGTCGTGGACCAGTTCGTCTGCAAGTAG
- the WNT5B gene encoding protein Wnt-5b isoform X2 — protein MPSPPALLAAAAALFACWAPLRAAASSWWSLALNPVQRPEMFIIGAQPVCSQLPGLSAGQRKLCQLYQEHMAYIGEGARTGIRECQHQFRQRRWNCSTVDDASVFGRVMQIGSRETAFTYAVSAAGVVNAISRACREGELSTCGCSRAARPKDLPRDWLWGGCGDNVDYGYRFAKEFVDAREREKNFAKGSEEQGRVLMNLQNNEAGRRAVYKTADVACKCHGVSGSCSLKTCWLQLAEFRKVGDQLKEKYDSAAAMRITRRGKLELVNSRFKQPTPEDLVYVDPSPDYCLRDQSTGSLGTQGRLCNKTSEGLDGCALMCCGRGYDQFKSVQTERCHCKFHWCCFVRCKKCTQVVDQFVCK, from the exons ATGCCCAGCCCGCCTGCCCTGCTCGCTGCTGCTGCTGCGCTGTTCGCCTGCTGGGCCCCGCTAAGGGCCGCGGCCAGCTCCTGGTG GTCTTTGGCTCTGAACCCGGTGCAGAGGCCTGAGATGTTCATCATCGGGGCGCAGCCCGTGTGCAGCCAGCTCCCCGGGCTCTCCGCCGGCCAGCGGAAGCTGTGCCAGCTGTACCAGGAGCACATGGCCTACATAGGCGAGGGGGCCAGGACGGGCATCAGGGAGTGCCAGCACCAGTTCCGGCAGCGGCGCTGGAACTGCAGCACCGTGGACGATGCCTCCGTCTTCGGGAGAGTCATGCAGATAG GCAGCCGGGAGACGGCCTTCACCTACGCCGTGAGCGCGGCCGGGGTGGTCAACGCCATCAGCCGCGCCTGCCGCGAGGGGGAGCTTTCCACGTGCGGCTGCAGCCGGGCCGCGCGGCCCAAGGACCTGCCCCGGGACTGGCTGTGGGGCGGCTGCGGCGACAACGTCGACTACGGCTACCGCTTCGCCAAGGAGTTCGTGGACGCCCGCGAGCGCGAGAAGAACTTCGCCAAGGGCTCGGAGGAGCAGGGCCGCGTGCTCATGAACCTGCAGAACAACGAGGCCGGCCGGAGG GCTGTGTATAAGACGGCAGACGTGGCCTGCAAATGCCACGGCGTCTCGGGGTCCTGCAGCCTCAAGACCTGCTGGCTGCAGCTGGCGGAGTTCCGCAAGGTGGGGGACCAGCTGAAGGAGAAGTACGATAGCGCGGCTGCCATGCGCATCACCCGCCGGGGCAAGCTGGAGCTGGTCAACAGCCGCTTCAAGCAGCCCACCCCCGAGGACCTGGTCTATGTGGACCCCAGCCCGGACTACTGCCTGCGCGACCAGAGCACGGGCTCGCTGGGCACGCAGGGCCGCCTGTGCAACAAGACGTCCGAGGGCCTGGACGGCTGCGCGCTCATGTGCTGCGGCCGCGGCTACGACCAGTTCAAGAGCGTGCAGACCGAGCGCTGCCACTGCAAGTTCCACTGGTGCTGCTTCGTCCGCTGCAAGAAGTGCACGCAGGTCGTGGACCAGTTCGTCTGCAAGTAG